In the genome of Pseudomonas protegens, one region contains:
- a CDS encoding CPBP family intramembrane glutamic endopeptidase — protein sequence MTHLFSPPGVCAPERSTYRFFPRLGLFILATLLYILSGVPGILLMPTVMQSYLVFVIISGAAALSLSILFAIQYRSGLAAQLRGRTFIQPLKMGALCLIALYALCGVIIMFLSLPQEAFMNELLTGLDTRQTLIKVASLIVLPPILEELYFRHYLLRLFPYENSQLWKWIAVIATSAIFAGFHTQYDNWTSIALLFACGCVLAIARIASGAVLVPILLHMLLEVIALSADWAFKLADLYG from the coding sequence GTGACTCATCTGTTTTCCCCGCCTGGGGTCTGCGCCCCTGAGCGTTCTACCTACCGGTTCTTTCCCAGGCTTGGCCTGTTCATTCTGGCGACCCTGTTGTACATCCTGTCGGGAGTACCCGGCATCCTGCTGATGCCGACCGTGATGCAGAGTTATCTGGTGTTCGTCATCATCAGTGGTGCTGCCGCCCTCTCCCTGTCCATCCTGTTCGCCATCCAGTACCGTTCCGGCCTGGCCGCGCAGTTGCGCGGGCGAACATTCATCCAGCCATTAAAAATGGGCGCGCTATGCCTCATCGCGCTCTATGCCCTGTGTGGCGTCATCATCATGTTTCTTTCGCTGCCTCAAGAAGCATTCATGAACGAATTGCTGACGGGGCTCGACACTCGGCAAACCCTGATCAAAGTCGCCTCACTGATTGTGCTGCCACCGATTCTCGAAGAACTGTATTTCCGCCATTACCTGCTGCGGCTGTTTCCGTATGAGAACAGCCAGCTCTGGAAATGGATTGCCGTGATCGCGACGTCGGCCATTTTTGCCGGGTTCCACACCCAGTACGACAACTGGACGTCCATCGCACTGCTCTTTGCCTGTGGCTGTGTGCTTGCTATCGCGCGCATAGCCAGTGGCGCAGTGTTGGTCCCGATACTGCTGCACATGCTGTTGGAGGTCATCGCGCTGAGCGCTGATTGGGCCTTCAAACTGGCCGACCTCTATGGCTGA
- a CDS encoding bile acid:sodium symporter family protein, with protein MTRSRLLPDNFTLTLIGVVLLASFLPASGQVAVGFGWLTNLAIGLLFFLHGAKLSREAIIAGAGHWRLHLLVFSLTFVLFPLLGLALKPLLSPLVGNDLYLGMLYLCALPATVQSAIAFTSLARGNIPAAICSAAASSLFGIFLTPLLVTLLLNVHGDSGSTLDAIVKISVQLLLPFIAGQIARRWIGAWVGRNKNWLRFVDQGSILLVVYGAFSEAVNEGIWHQIPLWELAGLVVACCILLALVLLASSFLGKLFGFDQEDRITILFCGSKKSLATGVPMAQVLFAGSTLGVLILPLMLFHQIQLMVCAVLAQRYAKRPESVAELMGQVDP; from the coding sequence ATGACACGCTCGCGTCTTTTGCCCGACAACTTCACCCTGACCCTGATCGGCGTGGTGCTGCTGGCCAGCTTCCTGCCCGCCAGCGGCCAGGTGGCGGTCGGCTTCGGCTGGCTGACCAACCTCGCCATCGGCCTGCTGTTCTTCCTCCACGGCGCCAAGCTGTCGCGCGAGGCGATCATCGCCGGGGCCGGCCACTGGCGCCTGCACCTGCTGGTGTTCAGCCTGACCTTTGTGCTCTTCCCACTGCTGGGGCTGGCGCTCAAGCCGCTGCTGTCGCCGCTGGTGGGCAACGACCTGTACCTGGGCATGCTCTACCTGTGCGCCCTGCCGGCCACGGTGCAATCGGCCATCGCCTTCACCTCCCTGGCCCGGGGCAATATCCCGGCGGCCATCTGCAGCGCCGCGGCATCGAGCCTGTTCGGCATCTTCCTCACCCCGCTTTTGGTGACCCTGCTGCTGAACGTGCACGGCGACAGCGGATCGACCCTGGATGCCATCGTCAAGATCAGCGTGCAGCTGCTGCTGCCGTTCATCGCCGGGCAGATCGCCCGGCGCTGGATCGGCGCCTGGGTCGGGCGCAACAAGAACTGGCTGCGCTTCGTCGACCAGGGCTCGATCCTGCTGGTGGTCTACGGCGCCTTCAGCGAAGCGGTGAACGAAGGCATCTGGCACCAGATCCCGCTGTGGGAACTGGCTGGCCTGGTGGTGGCCTGCTGCATCCTCCTGGCCCTGGTGCTGCTGGCGTCGAGCTTTCTCGGCAAGCTGTTCGGCTTCGACCAGGAAGACCGCATCACCATCCTCTTCTGCGGCTCGAAAAAGAGCCTGGCCACCGGCGTGCCCATGGCCCAGGTGCTGTTCGCCGGCAGCACCCTGGGCGTGCTGATTCTGCCGCTGATGCTGTTCCACCAGATCCAGCTGATGGTCTGCGCGGTGCTGGCCCAGCGCTACGCCAAGCGCCCGGAATCGGTGGCCGAGCTGATGGGTCAGGTCGACCCGTGA
- a CDS encoding AraC family transcriptional regulator, with protein sequence MPPKGHEKIVRRSIPGLPSLPRPVYGRTESLPNRALTRRHSHPWVQLSYAIAGVLEIQTSAGRFIAPPQRAVWIPAGVPHRVFSSPRTEMRSLYLDCSVTTWAATDSCQVLAVSSLLRELIRAFSELPVEYVEDSADGRLAQVLLDQLAAAPQLDLMLPLPLDPRLRAIYRSLQAHPEQPTTLRQWSYKLGVTEKTLSRLFLKDTGLTFRAWRQRLRLLGALTPLEQGERVTDVALACGYDSTSAFIAAFRQQFDATPGEFFRDL encoded by the coding sequence ATGCCGCCTAAAGGACATGAGAAAATCGTCCGCCGCAGTATTCCCGGGCTGCCCAGTCTGCCGCGACCGGTGTACGGGCGCACCGAATCCTTGCCCAATCGCGCCTTGACCCGGCGCCACAGCCACCCCTGGGTACAGTTGTCCTACGCGATTGCCGGGGTGCTGGAGATCCAGACCAGCGCCGGGCGTTTTATCGCTCCGCCGCAGCGCGCGGTGTGGATTCCCGCCGGGGTGCCGCACCGGGTATTCAGCTCGCCGCGCACCGAGATGCGCAGCCTGTACCTCGATTGCAGCGTTACCACCTGGGCGGCGACAGACAGCTGCCAGGTGCTGGCGGTCAGCAGCCTGCTGCGCGAGCTGATCCGCGCCTTCAGCGAATTGCCGGTGGAGTATGTCGAGGACAGCGCCGACGGGCGCCTGGCCCAGGTGCTGCTGGACCAGCTGGCCGCCGCGCCGCAACTGGACCTGATGCTGCCGCTGCCCCTGGATCCGCGCTTGCGGGCGATCTACCGCAGCTTGCAGGCGCACCCGGAACAGCCGACCACCCTGAGGCAATGGAGCTACAAGCTGGGTGTGACCGAGAAGACCCTCAGCCGCCTGTTTCTCAAGGATACCGGGCTGACCTTCCGCGCCTGGCGCCAGCGCTTGCGCCTGCTTGGCGCGTTGACCCCGCTGGAGCAGGGCGAGCGGGTCACCGATGTGGCCCTGGCTTGTGGCTATGACTCGACCTCGGCGTTTATCGCTGCGTTTCGCCAGCAGTTCGACGCCACCCCGGGGGAGTTTTTCCGCGATCTATGA
- a CDS encoding response regulator gives MTADMRILIVDDQRPNLDLMEQLLAREGLHNVLSSTQPLRTLELFNSFEPDLVILDLHMPEFDGFAVLEQLNRRIPAHDYLPILVLTADATRDTRLRALALGARDFISKPLDALETLLRIWNLLETRALYKTLRTLVPPEQIALLRPSRA, from the coding sequence ATGACTGCCGATATGCGCATCCTCATCGTCGATGATCAGCGCCCCAACCTGGACCTGATGGAACAGCTGCTGGCCCGCGAAGGCCTGCACAACGTCCTGAGCAGCACCCAGCCGCTGCGCACCCTGGAGCTGTTCAACAGCTTCGAGCCGGACCTGGTGATCCTCGATCTGCACATGCCCGAGTTCGACGGCTTTGCCGTGCTCGAACAGCTCAACCGGCGGATCCCGGCCCACGACTACCTGCCGATCCTGGTGCTCACCGCCGACGCCACCCGCGACACCCGCCTGCGGGCCCTGGCCCTGGGCGCCCGGGACTTCATCAGCAAACCGCTGGACGCCCTGGAAACCCTGCTGCGGATCTGGAACCTGCTGGAAACCCGGGCCCTGTACAAGACCCTGCGCACCCTGGTGCCGCCGGAGCAGATCGCACTGCTGCGCCCGTCAAGGGCCTGA
- a CDS encoding ATP-binding protein: MNLRSARRWADLPLRGKALVVISLPLVILLLSLVLIYSAERQTARAEEDVRRVLLVQGDIQTVHTLLAEAAASVRGYLLTRSEDFLPAYLQARPQIEAALQRLDRNVRDTRMREYLHSITPLIQTKLEGLVALRNGSRDDSATVTAILIDNKQVLDVLREQISAMRIHEDALLAERTAAAAATRMRLLFATLLAAGCGLFGAIVAVLLLSRGIVTRVQQVQGNAQRLALGQPLLPQAPELDEIGQLGTRLVEAGQLLAERERALRDNEERLRLIIDGVKDYGIFALDTAGMVTTWNFGAERIKGYRDQEIIGRHFSLFYLPEECPQHPEMALREATAHGHYMEEGWRCRKDGSRFWASVVITAQYDASGALRGFSKITRDITDRRAAEIALGTAREEAESASRAKSEFLSRMSHELRTPLNAILGFAQLLDMDSSAGQRPQVGHILRAGQHLLGLINEVLDIARIEAGRLPLNVEPMPLAAVLHEALTLVSPMATDAGIQLSALPELPADSGVIADRQRLIQVLLNLLSNAIKYNRAQGRVSIEVTLEEPRLRIAVIDTGAGIAADHLQRLFKPFERLDADPKVEGTGLGLALSKSLLEMMDGSLEVHSTPGSGSRFILELPCVRLPDAPAATPATVLLQPPALPTPSPYQGKILCIEDNLQSLALIETLLQRRPGIQLLSSMQGQLGLDLARQHTPQMILLDVNLPDLQGLQVLQRLRASSNTATTPILMITADASELTQRRLLEAGATAILTKPIQIPAFFAHLDACLAEPL, from the coding sequence ATGAACCTGCGCAGCGCCCGGCGCTGGGCCGACCTGCCGCTGCGGGGCAAGGCGCTGGTGGTGATATCCCTGCCGCTGGTGATCCTGCTGCTGTCGCTGGTGCTGATCTACAGCGCAGAACGCCAGACCGCTCGCGCCGAAGAGGACGTGCGCCGGGTGCTGCTGGTGCAGGGCGACATTCAGACCGTGCACACCCTGCTGGCCGAGGCCGCGGCCAGTGTGCGCGGTTACTTGCTGACCCGCAGCGAGGACTTCCTGCCCGCCTACCTCCAGGCCCGCCCGCAGATCGAAGCCGCCTTGCAGCGCCTGGATCGCAACGTGCGCGACACGCGCATGCGCGAGTACCTGCACAGCATCACCCCGCTGATCCAGACCAAGCTCGAAGGCCTGGTGGCCCTGCGCAACGGCAGCCGCGACGACAGCGCCACGGTGACCGCGATCCTCATCGACAACAAGCAGGTGCTGGATGTGCTGCGCGAGCAGATCAGCGCCATGCGCATCCACGAGGACGCGCTGCTGGCCGAACGCACCGCGGCCGCGGCGGCGACCCGCATGCGCCTGCTGTTCGCCACCCTGCTGGCCGCCGGTTGCGGGCTGTTCGGCGCCATTGTCGCGGTGCTGCTGCTGTCCCGGGGCATCGTCACCCGGGTGCAGCAGGTCCAGGGCAACGCCCAGCGCCTGGCCCTGGGCCAGCCCCTGCTGCCGCAAGCCCCGGAGCTGGATGAAATCGGCCAGCTGGGCACGCGCCTGGTGGAGGCCGGGCAACTGCTGGCCGAGCGCGAGCGCGCCCTGCGCGACAACGAGGAACGCCTGCGCCTGATCATCGACGGGGTCAAGGACTACGGGATCTTCGCCCTGGATACCGCCGGCATGGTCACCACCTGGAACTTCGGCGCCGAACGGATCAAGGGCTACCGCGATCAGGAAATCATCGGCCGCCATTTCTCCCTGTTCTACCTGCCGGAGGAATGCCCGCAGCACCCGGAGATGGCCCTGCGCGAAGCCACCGCCCACGGCCACTACATGGAAGAAGGCTGGCGCTGCCGCAAGGACGGCAGCCGCTTCTGGGCCAGCGTGGTGATCACCGCGCAATACGACGCCAGCGGCGCCCTGCGGGGGTTTTCCAAGATCACCCGGGACATCACCGACCGCCGCGCCGCGGAAATCGCCCTGGGCACCGCCCGCGAAGAAGCCGAAAGCGCCAGCCGCGCCAAGAGCGAATTCCTCTCGCGCATGAGCCACGAACTGCGCACCCCGCTCAATGCCATCCTCGGTTTCGCGCAACTGCTGGACATGGACTCCAGCGCCGGCCAGCGGCCCCAGGTCGGGCATATCCTGCGGGCCGGCCAGCACCTGCTGGGGCTGATCAACGAGGTGCTGGACATCGCCCGCATCGAAGCCGGGCGCCTGCCGCTGAACGTCGAGCCCATGCCCCTGGCGGCGGTGCTGCATGAAGCCCTGACCCTGGTGTCGCCGATGGCCACCGACGCCGGCATCCAGCTCAGTGCCTTGCCGGAACTGCCCGCCGACAGCGGGGTGATTGCCGACCGCCAGCGGCTGATCCAGGTGCTGCTCAACCTGCTGTCCAACGCCATCAAGTACAACCGCGCCCAGGGCCGGGTCAGCATCGAGGTGACCCTGGAGGAGCCGCGCCTGCGCATTGCCGTGATCGACACCGGGGCCGGGATTGCCGCCGATCACCTGCAACGCCTGTTCAAGCCTTTCGAACGCCTGGACGCCGACCCCAAGGTCGAAGGCACCGGCCTGGGCCTGGCCCTGAGCAAGAGCCTGCTGGAGATGATGGACGGCAGCCTGGAGGTGCACAGCACACCGGGCAGCGGCAGCCGCTTCATCCTCGAACTGCCCTGCGTGCGCCTGCCCGATGCCCCGGCCGCGACGCCGGCCACTGTACTGCTGCAACCGCCGGCGCTGCCCACGCCCAGCCCCTATCAGGGCAAGATCCTCTGCATCGAAGACAACCTGCAAAGCCTGGCGCTGATCGAAACCCTGCTGCAGCGCCGCCCGGGGATTCAGTTGCTGTCGAGCATGCAGGGCCAACTGGGCCTGGACCTGGCCCGCCAGCACACACCGCAGATGATCCTGCTGGACGTCAACCTGCCGGACCTGCAAGGCCTGCAAGTGCTGCAGCGGCTGCGGGCCTCCAGCAACACCGCCACCACGCCGATCCTGATGATCACCGCCGACGCCAGCGAACTGACCCAGCGCCGCCTGCTGGAAGCCGGCGCCACGGCGATCCTCACCAAGCCCATTCAAATCCCGGCGTTCTTCGCCCACCTGGACGCCTGTTTAGCGGAGCCCCTATGA
- a CDS encoding response regulator encodes MSTLIRLVLADDHEVTRTGFVALLAGNPEFEVVGQARDGEEALALCEQLRPDIAILDIRMPRLNGLGAARLLQQRQPEVKVVIFTMDDSPDHLEAAMTAGAVGYLLKDASRDEVIGALQRVAQGEEALNSAVSARLLRRMTERGSGQIPQAQALTARERQVLGLVAGGFSNREIGEKLGITTGTAKAHVERVIGKLGASDRTQAAVRGIALGLVAQPSGQWP; translated from the coding sequence ATGAGTACGCTGATACGCCTGGTCCTGGCGGACGATCATGAAGTGACCCGCACCGGTTTCGTCGCCCTGCTGGCGGGCAATCCGGAATTCGAGGTGGTGGGCCAGGCCAGGGACGGTGAAGAAGCCCTGGCCCTGTGCGAGCAACTGCGCCCGGACATCGCCATCCTCGACATCCGCATGCCGCGGCTCAATGGCCTGGGGGCCGCGCGCCTTCTGCAGCAGCGCCAGCCCGAGGTCAAGGTGGTGATCTTCACCATGGACGACAGCCCCGATCACCTGGAAGCGGCCATGACCGCCGGCGCCGTGGGCTACCTGCTCAAGGACGCCAGCCGCGACGAAGTGATCGGCGCCCTGCAACGGGTGGCCCAGGGCGAGGAGGCCCTCAACAGCGCGGTCAGCGCGCGCCTGCTGCGACGCATGACCGAGCGCGGCAGCGGCCAGATCCCCCAGGCCCAGGCCCTGACCGCCCGCGAGCGCCAGGTCCTGGGGCTGGTGGCCGGTGGCTTCAGCAACCGCGAGATCGGCGAAAAGCTCGGCATCACCACCGGCACCGCCAAGGCCCACGTCGAGCGGGTGATCGGCAAGCTCGGCGCCTCCGACCGTACCCAGGCGGCGGTGCGCGGCATCGCCCTGGGGCTGGTGGCCCAGCCCAGCGGGCAGTGGCCATGA